The genomic segment AATTACCTAATTATATTTGACATCTGTGCACACGCAGTTACTTTttgagaggaggggaagaggtggaagaggaaaagggaagagaaaaaggggaagggagaagagcaaCTTTAATGGTGGTTTTTGTGAGACATTTTCAAACTTCCCATGGCAAAGCCAGCACTGTGTATGTGTAGTGTTTTCTACATATTGCTATTATGACACTTAAACTTACCGGAAAGGTACTGACAGGAATGTAGAAACATTATACAGAATTTACTAAACAAACatctttattatttgttgttactggcttatatatatgaatattacaGGTGACTAATCCAACAGGTTAATTAAAATTATCAATGTCAGCATAATTTTGCAAAAACAAGCTAATTGATAGCTTGACAGGGCTATCAATTGAGTGTAGACAGGGCTCCTCCTTTTTAAGATGTAGAGCCTATACCATTCTAGGTTGCAACATTTTCTCTTTAAGTTTAAACTTAATCTTTCAGACACCTAGGGAAATTATCTTTGGAATTTatggaaaagtaatttaaaagtaaaactttatgGCACATGAAGGTAGGAGAAGACCTCAGGCTAGAAAAGATCTGGTCTAGTCCGTCCCAGTTTTACTTGTTTGAACTTGGTCAGCTTATCTCTGCCCCTGTTTTCATGTCTGAAAAAACGAGATTGACTTAGATGAACAATAGTATCTATTTGACCATTAAAGTATTGTAATGGTAGAAGAATCTTCAATGAATCCTGACACAAGGCAGTAGTGCCAAAGATACTAGCTTGGCGGACTGTATATAGAAAAAAGCAGTAGAGGAAGATCATGGGAATGGTAGATTGGCCCTAGGTGATACAGGACTTTGGATGGAATCTGAACTTATTCTGAATCAGCAAATAGTAAAGGGAAGGTTTTTGAGATAAGGGAATGCAGTAGTCACAGTTTTGAAAAGTTAAGGGAATATGGTAATCAGAGTTTTGAGAGACTGCCCAAACAGTAATTGGTAGGATAAAttagagaaggggaaaaagggagCTGTGTAGCATGGAGTTGGTACTTAAATTTGGCATTGCTCAAAATTTTGCAGCTCTTGTCTACAGAATATGATGGCAAGTCACCTTGTAAAACCTGATACTGGAAACTGCAAGAGACCAAGAGAGCTGGAGGTAATTTACATGCTTCCTGAGccttagtgttttattttatgattctttaagattttatgtatatatatttttaagagactacagaagggagggaaagagagagaaacattgatcagttgccagggtttattttattttgtgtatacaCCATATTTTgtcgtgtataatgtgcacccatgttttgtgtgcattatacacagggtTATCATACCCATTATactacccatggtatgtaatcattataccaaaataatgcacatccttatttttccctaaaaaacttgggcaaaaagtatatatttgcATGGCAAAACATggtaattttcaaatttcttccaGTTAAGAAAGGTCTATTGATAAATGCAATTTAAGTTTTCATATTCCCAGAGCTGGGATTGTCCCAGCAGGAACAATGGTGACCCCAGTTGCTTTTTTACTAAATATATAGTTTACCAAGAAACTGTTGGGAGACttctttgtggtaatttgtgATCTAGAGACAGAAGTGGATTCATATCTTTATGATACCTaggaatttaaataattattttgctaTAATAAGTAGGATACCTAGGTACTGGAgttgctgactttttaaaataaaaacactgtattCTGCCCTTCTTCACTACTATCCCCACCAATTGATGTTTGCATTTGGGACATCATTTGCTTGTTTAAAGATTATGTTACTTGCAAAAACTTTCAAGCATCTGGCTGTtgtctaaatgaaagttttgttaCATTGCTATGGAAACATCTACTGGTTCAAGATACAGGAAACTTTTTCATCAGGGGCTTAATACCATATTTCAAAGTctaataaaaaaaagtcaaaacaaaattTAGTATGTTGAACAAGGTGCTTGTTGAGACTAAAAGTTTCCTTggtaataaaatttcaaatgactAATTAGGATACAAGATCATAGGATTTGTAgcatgtttgcttttttctgaaagatgttttattttgcttttaaaaaatagaatgtataCATCTTAAGGATCTTGTTGATTATTtacctattttcttttactttcttatatTAGCCTCAAATGCCAGATAGTCTGCAACTGTCCTCTCTTGGAAAATCAGATTCATCTTTCTCTGAAAGCTCTGGACTGTTTTATAAAGATGAAGCCCTGGAGAAAGATTTGAATGGTGATGTATATACAATGCTTAtatttctctatatttattttttataataaacacAGAAGGTTTGTGGTATTTCAGAACTTaacttagtgattttttttatagatATGAGCAAGGAAATTAATCTAATGTTGTCTACATATGCAAAGATCTTAAGGTAAGTGCTTATAGTATATTCTCTTGAGTCTTTATTATAGAAGTTTTCTTCTGGACACTCCATAATGGGAACTTTAGTTCAGTGGCTGCAGAACCTATCCAGTTACtataagtttgaaattttaaaattctacctcaatttcttataataagttagtttgttattttcaaagaataatcTGAACTTTTTCACTGAACATCTTTTGTTTGCTATTACCAGAATGAATACTAGGCTGGATATATTTTGGTCTCTAATTAGATgatataacaattaaaattttatgataaaaCCCCTTTCAGAAAACTACCATTTGGTGAAGTTAATGATAATAACAGAGtgatattaaagataaaataaatgtatttgtgaaatatttaaacatcCATATACATTTGAAggatgaattttaatattttattgatgtgaGATTATCATGTTttataaggtgttttttttttaagatttaatttattttttttttagagagagaggaagggaggaagaaagagagtgagagcaatatcagtatgtggttgcctctcacacagccccccacaggggacccGTCCTGCAACTGAGgcctgttccctgactgggaatcaaacctgtgactcttttgtttgcaggccagcactcaatccactgagccacaccagcctgggctataaggtgttttttaaaactactgGACAGTCACTGTATTTGAATAATGGTTTGTGTGGCTGTTAAAATAATGTATAGTCATGCTCCATATAATGATGCATTGACTGTGTCAGTCAACGACAGATCACATGTATGACAGTGATCCTATAGATTCTAATGGAGCTCTATTTCCTGTAAGAAATGGAAAGCTATGTGGCTTAGGAAgaattttgttttcctctgatGGGATTTATATCTGTGGGCGCTTGGCAGTAGATTCTCTCTCATTCATGGAACCTCAGTTTTGAGTGCACAGGCTGCAACCTAAACAGTCAGGCACTGATCTGATTCAGCACAGAGGAGACTGTTCCCCCCGTGCTACATTTTCAGATAGGGCTATAGCCATCTCAGATCTAGGTTGATAGTCTTCAGAGTACTttgctataaaaatatttgttgaggaccTAAGATCGTATAAAATTACATAGTTCTGAAGGAGCTATCTTAACAAGTATAAGTACCACTGCCACTTTAGTAAAAGCTTTCTGTGACAGTGTGGAGGCAGCCTGTCCCtgtactttggaaatattttcaggttaAAATGATGTAAAATATAGATAAACTTTATGTATTCCATCAATTTAATGCCAGAGAGAGCCCTTTCTGTCAGATAAAGTCAAAGGAACCAAAAATAAACTTCCAAAGTCAAAATTGAGCCCTCAGTTCTATACCCTCTCCATGTTAAataacctcttttaaaaaaatgagtatcaCAAAATTCTTTAATATAACCACTTGCTCCAACATGCAATAGCCAGACCACATTACTGTGACTATTTCCTATGTTCCCTttgtcttcttgatttttttattcctacTGATTCTCCGGCTACCTTTCACTCCCTTCTGACAGTTACTATTATAGTGATTTACGCCTTACCCAGCCAGTTTCTCCTTGACATTATCAGTCAGTGTGCCTACATTTGTGTTCATGGAGCAGTGTTGACAGTTTCAGTGTTCTATTTCTGACCCTGTCAGAAGGAAGTAGGCAGGAGGGCTTGTGGGACAGTGTCTATAAAGTCTCAGTAGTGTCCAGTAATGTCCTAGGCCCTCGCATTCACTCACCATTCAATCACTGACTCAACCAGAGCAACTTTCAGTCCTGCAAGCCCCATTGACACTAAGTGCCCTCTACAGGTGTaccattaaaaaacatttttataatgtatatttacTGTAACTTTTTTATGTTTAGATAAATACACACCTATGTGTTACAATTGCCTACAATATTCAGTACAGTAATGTGTTGTACAGGTTTGTAGCTTAGGAGCATAGACTATaccatatagcctaggtgtgtaTTAGGTTATATACCGTCTAGGTTTATGTAACTGCACTCTATGATGTTTCTGCAGTAATCAGATCATCTGATGATGCATTTCTCCAAGCATATCTCCATTGTTAAGTGAAGCATGACTGCATAATGTTTGATGTtagaattataatttataagATATGTATTCTGCTGTGCCAGGAGAATTCGAGTAGTCAAAATATTTGTGGGACTAATTTAACTTTCACTGAAGAGTGTTTGTAAACTGAAGCTTTCCAATGTACAAagctatttaaatgaaataactaaCAAATATAGCATAATAAAGAACATCACTATGATAGTGTGTTTTGACATTATAACTATTTAACTATTTAATTTAACATAaacccttttttccccattagtgAGAGAGCAGCAGTAGATGCATCTTATATTGACGAGATAGATGGACTCTTCAAAGAAGCCAATACTATTGAAAACTTTCTGATACAAAAAAGAGAGCTTCTGAGACAGAGGTTTACAGTGATTGCAAACACACTGCACAGATAAAATTGTGTGCTTAAAATAAACTGAGAATTTAAACCCATTATTGTTGTAATGAAAGAATGGCATATATGCTCTAAAAGTTGTTAAAGAAAATATGTACCTTAAACATAGGAGGGGAAACTCACTGAATTTCTTTTCTAGATTTAAAGGGGACTTTAAACTGGACATTGATATGGAGTACGTAGGTTTTCTTTTGAGGATCAAATATTTGGTGTATTTTATAAAagtgtaaattatttaaattatatatggattctttttttttcttaaatgcccTTGCTTTCAACTTCTAAAAGACTCAATGAGTTAATTTGATAATGTTTAACAatattgtacattaaaaaaatattttgttcaaataGCAGATAGCTTTGGAAatagttttgaaatgtttttcatggtcagtattataaaaaattaaaacctaaaagTGATTTGTCCAGTTTCTCAATATGTAATGAACTATATGTGCTCTTGCTATTTAATATTATCATTTGATTATTTTCACTATTAGTTATTATACATGATTAataaaagtttttcatttataattattttcttgtgGTAAAGTAAAAACCAGAAATAACCAGAACCTCATATGACTTGGCTTTTTTATACAACCATATCAGTGATGTTGTTAATGAATTGTACTTACAAGTTTTAGCAGTTGTGTGGTATGGGGTAAAATTAGTGGTCCTGAAGTAAAGagtttctggccaagatggaggtgtaggtagaaaccctttgcttccttgcacaaccaaaaggaggataacaactaatctaaaatcaataaacaaccagcagtgccagaaaatcaaactgcatggcactctgacaaccacagaattaaagaaacagtcaaacagaacaatcAGACTGGTAAGATGGGCAGACAGAGAGAAACTGTGGCAAGGCGGCAGACCATGCGGGCGGGACTGGCTGAGAAACCGCGCCAAGGCAGGGACCGTGCTATGTGggcggggctgacttaaggggaaactgagactcagagtggaCTGTGGACTACTGTGGTTGCCAAGGCGGGAGAAATCCCAAGAGAGTTCCTTGAAAAGTGGGCTGGAGatgagcaggggagctgcattgatccctctctggcccctccccctcaagcagtgccacagcacagcaaggagggttgccctgcccaggtgaatacctaaggccccacccccttacaacttacaaCTTAACTGGGGCACCGAACAAAGATAgggggccaaaatgaaagaacagagcaaagcttcagaaagagagctaagtgatgaggagatagccaacctatctgatggagaatttaaaaccctggtaatcaaaatgctcacagaactgattgagcttggtttgaaaatgaaagcacaaatgaaagataccaaaatgaaataaagtaaaatattcagggaaccaacagtgacaggaaggaaaccaggactcaaatcaatgatttgggacaaagggaagaaataaacatccaacttgaacagaatgaggaaacaagaattcaaaaaaatgaagagagccttaggaacctctgggacaactttaactgTTCCAATaactgaattataggggtgccagaagcagatgaacaacagcaagaaattggaaactaatttgaacaaataagggaaactttcccaatctggtgaaggaaatagacttccaggaagtcccagaaacccagagagt from the Desmodus rotundus isolate HL8 chromosome 5, HLdesRot8A.1, whole genome shotgun sequence genome contains:
- the TEX12 gene encoding testis-expressed protein 12 isoform X1; amino-acid sequence: MWLGCGWASVTCLASAFAERQELLSAAHAHGLYGATSACALAGSWSLHSRVFAEAESSCLQNMMASHLVKPDTGNCKRPRELEPQMPDSLQLSSLGKSDSSFSESSGLFYKDEALEKDLNDMSKEINLMLSTYAKILSERAAVDASYIDEIDGLFKEANTIENFLIQKRELLRQRFTVIANTLHR
- the TEX12 gene encoding testis-expressed protein 12 isoform X3, translating into MMASHLVKPDTGNCKRPRELEPQMPDSLQLSSLGKSDSSFSESSGLFYKDEALEKDLNDMSKEINLMLSTYAKILSERAAVDASYIDEIDGLFKEANTIENFLIQKRELLRQRFTVIANTLHR
- the TEX12 gene encoding testis-expressed protein 12 isoform X2; its protein translation is MMNSEGSSQNEEENKFKSSCLQNMMASHLVKPDTGNCKRPRELEPQMPDSLQLSSLGKSDSSFSESSGLFYKDEALEKDLNDMSKEINLMLSTYAKILSERAAVDASYIDEIDGLFKEANTIENFLIQKRELLRQRFTVIANTLHR